The proteins below are encoded in one region of Streptomyces marianii:
- the gnd gene encoding phosphogluconate dehydrogenase (NAD(+)-dependent, decarboxylating): MELGLVGLGKMGGNMRERIRRAGHTVIGYDRNPDLSDVPSLEALVDRLEGPRVVWVMVPAGAATQATIDELAGLLSPGDVVVDGGNSRWTDDERHAVELGIKGIGFVDCGVSGGVWGLENGYALMYGGSEENVAKVQPVFDALKPEGEYGAVHAGKVGAGHFAKMVHNGIEYAMMQAYAEGWELLEKVDSVTDVREVFRSWQEGTVIRSWLLDLAVNALDDDEHLEKIRGYAQDSGEGRWTVEAAIDNAVPLPAITASLFARFASRQDDSPQMKMIAALRNQFGGHAVESN; encoded by the coding sequence ATGGAGCTCGGTCTCGTCGGCCTCGGCAAGATGGGCGGCAACATGCGCGAGCGTATCCGCCGCGCAGGCCACACCGTCATTGGTTACGACCGCAACCCGGACCTCTCCGATGTCCCCAGCCTCGAGGCACTCGTGGACAGGCTCGAGGGTCCGCGGGTGGTGTGGGTGATGGTCCCCGCCGGCGCCGCGACCCAGGCCACCATCGACGAGCTGGCCGGGCTGCTGTCGCCCGGTGACGTGGTCGTCGACGGCGGCAACTCCCGGTGGACGGATGACGAGAGGCATGCCGTCGAGCTGGGAATCAAGGGCATCGGCTTCGTCGACTGTGGTGTGTCGGGAGGCGTCTGGGGCCTGGAGAACGGCTATGCGCTGATGTACGGCGGCTCGGAAGAGAACGTCGCCAAGGTGCAGCCGGTCTTCGACGCGCTGAAGCCGGAGGGCGAGTACGGCGCGGTGCACGCGGGCAAGGTCGGCGCCGGCCACTTCGCGAAGATGGTCCACAACGGCATCGAGTACGCCATGATGCAGGCCTACGCCGAGGGCTGGGAGCTGCTGGAGAAGGTCGACTCCGTCACCGATGTGCGCGAGGTCTTCCGCTCGTGGCAGGAGGGCACGGTCATCCGCTCCTGGCTGCTCGACCTCGCGGTCAACGCGCTGGACGACGACGAGCACCTGGAGAAGATCCGCGGCTACGCGCAGGACTCCGGCGAGGGCCGGTGGACCGTGGAAGCCGCGATCGACAACGCGGTGCCGCTCCCGGCGATCACCGCATCGCTGTTCGCGCGGTTCGCGTCCCGTCAGGACGACTCCCCGCAGATGAAGATGATCGCCGCCCTGCGGAACCAGTTCGGCGGGCACGCGGTCGAGAGCAACTAG
- the dnaN gene encoding DNA polymerase III subunit beta, producing the protein MKIRVERDVLAEAVAWVARSLPARPPAPVLAGLLLKAEDGALSFSSFDYEVSARVSVEAEVEEDGTVLVSGRLLADICRALPNRPVEISTDGVRATVVCGSSRFTLHTLPVEEYPALPQMPTATGTVPGEVFASAAAQVAIAAGRDDTLPVLTGVRIEIEGDTVTLASTDRYRFAVREFLWKPESPDASAVALVPAKTLLDTAKALTSGDTVTLALSGSGAGEGLIGFEGAGRRTTTRLLEGDLPKYRTLFPTEFNSVAVIETAPFVEAVKRVALVAERNTPVRLSFEQGVLILEAGSSDDAQAVERVDAQLDGDDISIAFNPTFLLDGLSAIDSPVAQLSFTTSTKPALLSGKPAVDAEADEAYKYLIMPVRLSG; encoded by the coding sequence GTGAAGATCCGGGTGGAACGCGATGTACTCGCGGAGGCGGTGGCGTGGGTGGCCCGGAGCCTCCCGGCACGTCCGCCGGCGCCCGTTCTCGCGGGCCTTCTTCTGAAGGCGGAGGACGGCGCGCTCAGCTTCTCCAGCTTCGACTACGAGGTCTCCGCCAGGGTCTCGGTCGAGGCCGAGGTCGAGGAGGACGGGACGGTCCTCGTCTCCGGCCGCCTTCTCGCCGACATCTGCCGCGCCCTCCCGAACCGCCCGGTGGAGATTTCCACAGACGGTGTACGGGCGACCGTGGTCTGCGGCTCCTCCCGCTTCACCCTCCACACCCTTCCTGTGGAGGAGTACCCGGCGCTGCCCCAGATGCCCACCGCGACCGGCACCGTCCCCGGCGAGGTCTTCGCCTCGGCCGCCGCCCAGGTCGCCATCGCCGCCGGCCGCGACGACACGCTGCCCGTGCTTACCGGCGTGCGGATCGAGATCGAGGGGGACACCGTCACCCTGGCCTCCACCGACCGCTACCGCTTTGCGGTTCGCGAGTTCCTGTGGAAGCCGGAATCCCCGGACGCCTCCGCGGTCGCCCTGGTGCCCGCCAAAACACTGCTCGACACCGCCAAGGCCCTGACCAGCGGCGACACCGTCACGTTGGCGCTGTCCGGCTCGGGTGCCGGGGAGGGTCTGATCGGTTTCGAGGGCGCCGGGCGGCGGACGACCACGCGACTGCTCGAAGGCGACCTGCCGAAGTACCGGACGCTCTTCCCCACCGAGTTCAACTCGGTGGCCGTGATCGAGACCGCCCCGTTCGTCGAGGCCGTCAAGCGCGTCGCCCTGGTCGCCGAGCGCAACACCCCGGTCCGGCTCAGCTTCGAGCAGGGCGTACTGATCCTGGAGGCGGGTTCCAGCGACGACGCACAGGCCGTGGAGCGGGTGGACGCCCAGTTGGATGGCGACGACATCTCGATCGCCTTCAACCCGACGTTCCTGCTGGACGGGCTCAGCGCCATCGACTCCCCGGTCGCGCAGCTCTCCTTCACCACCTCCACCAAGCCGGCGCTGCTCAGCGGCAAGCCCGCCGTGGACGCGGAGGCGGACGAGGCGTACAAGTACCTGATCATGCCGGTGCGCCTCAGCGGCTGA
- the dnaA gene encoding chromosomal replication initiator protein DnaA has product MADVPADLAAVWPRVLEQLLGEGQQGIEPKDKQWIERCQPLALVADTALLAVPNEWGKRVLEGRLAPLISDTLSRECGRPIRIAITVDDSAAEPVAAPAPPVQQPSRYQGAQHDEPRHADAYDGYGHRSGDDGLPGARPAYPEYQQQRPEPGAWPRTQEDLSWQQPRLGGFQERDPYATARPPQPQHDYRSPMPDRGQYDHQRHDRHELPEPGAPRHGGPGVGAPVPGAPGGSGAPGPLGAQPAPAPGPGEPHARLNPKYLFDTFVIGASNRFAHAAAVAVAEAPAKAYNPLFIYGESGLGKTHLLHAIGHYARSLYPGTRVRYVSSEEFTNEFINSIRDGKGDTFRKRYRDVDILLVDDIQFLASKESTQEEFFHTFNTLHNANKQIVLSSDRPPKQLMTLEDRLRNRFEWGLTTDVQPPELETRIAILRKKAVQEQLNAPPEVLEFIASRISRNIRELEGALIRVTAFASLNRQPVDLGLTEIVLKDLIPGGEDTAPEITASAIMAATADYFGLTVEDLCGSSRSRVLVTARQIAMYLCRELTDLSLPKIGAQFGGRDHTTVMHADRKIRALMAERRSIYNQVTELTNRIKNG; this is encoded by the coding sequence GTGGCTGACGTACCTGCCGATCTTGCCGCAGTGTGGCCACGCGTGCTGGAACAGCTTCTCGGAGAAGGCCAGCAGGGCATCGAGCCCAAGGACAAGCAGTGGATCGAACGCTGCCAGCCACTGGCGCTGGTGGCCGACACCGCTCTCCTCGCCGTCCCCAACGAATGGGGCAAGCGCGTGCTCGAGGGCCGGCTGGCGCCGCTGATCAGCGACACCCTCAGCCGCGAGTGCGGACGCCCGATCCGGATCGCGATCACCGTCGACGACTCCGCGGCCGAGCCCGTCGCCGCGCCGGCGCCGCCCGTGCAGCAGCCGTCCCGCTACCAGGGCGCGCAGCACGACGAGCCGCGCCACGCTGACGCCTACGACGGCTACGGCCACCGGTCCGGGGACGACGGCCTGCCCGGCGCCCGCCCCGCCTATCCCGAGTACCAGCAGCAGCGCCCGGAGCCCGGAGCCTGGCCGCGCACCCAGGAGGACCTGTCCTGGCAGCAGCCCCGGCTCGGCGGCTTCCAGGAGCGCGACCCCTACGCCACGGCCCGCCCCCCGCAGCCGCAGCACGACTACCGCTCGCCCATGCCCGACCGCGGGCAGTACGACCACCAGCGCCACGACCGGCACGAACTCCCGGAGCCCGGGGCCCCTCGGCACGGCGGTCCAGGGGTCGGAGCGCCGGTTCCGGGTGCGCCCGGTGGCAGCGGCGCGCCCGGTCCCCTCGGCGCGCAGCCCGCGCCGGCCCCGGGCCCCGGGGAGCCGCACGCCCGGCTCAACCCCAAGTACCTCTTCGACACCTTCGTCATCGGGGCGTCCAACCGGTTCGCCCACGCGGCCGCCGTCGCGGTCGCCGAGGCACCGGCGAAGGCGTACAACCCCCTCTTCATCTACGGGGAGTCGGGGCTCGGCAAGACCCATCTTCTGCACGCCATCGGGCACTACGCACGCAGCCTCTATCCCGGCACCCGGGTGCGGTACGTGAGCTCGGAGGAGTTCACCAACGAGTTCATCAACTCGATCCGCGACGGCAAGGGCGACACCTTCCGCAAGCGCTACCGCGACGTGGACATCCTGCTGGTCGACGACATCCAGTTCCTGGCGAGCAAGGAGTCGACGCAGGAGGAGTTCTTCCACACCTTCAACACGCTCCACAACGCCAACAAGCAGATCGTGCTGTCCTCCGACCGGCCGCCCAAGCAGCTGATGACCCTGGAGGACCGGCTGCGGAACCGCTTCGAATGGGGTCTCACCACCGACGTCCAGCCGCCGGAGCTGGAGACCCGCATCGCGATCCTGCGCAAGAAGGCGGTACAGGAACAGCTCAACGCGCCGCCGGAGGTGCTGGAGTTCATCGCCTCCCGGATCTCGCGGAACATCCGCGAGCTGGAGGGCGCGCTGATCCGGGTCACGGCGTTCGCGAGCCTGAACCGGCAGCCGGTGGACCTCGGCCTCACCGAGATCGTCCTGAAGGACCTCATCCCGGGCGGGGAGGACACCGCTCCGGAGATCACCGCGAGCGCGATCATGGCGGCGACCGCCGACTACTTCGGGCTGACGGTGGAGGACCTCTGCGGTTCCTCGCGCAGCCGGGTCCTCGTGACCGCGCGTCAGATCGCCATGTACCTGTGCCGGGAGCTCACGGATCTGTCGCTGCCGAAGATCGGTGCACAGTTCGGCGGGCGGGACCACACGACGGTGATGCACGCGGACCGGAAGATCCGCGCGCTGATGGCCGAGCGACGCTCCATCTACAACCAGGTCACCGAGCTCACCAACCGCATCAAGAACGGCTGA
- the rpmH gene encoding 50S ribosomal protein L34, whose protein sequence is MSKRTFQPNNRRRAKTHGFRLRMRTRAGRAILASRRSKGRARLSA, encoded by the coding sequence GTGAGCAAGCGCACCTTCCAGCCGAACAACCGTCGTCGCGCGAAGACCCACGGCTTCCGGCTGCGGATGCGCACCCGTGCCGGCCGCGCGATTCTCGCGTCCCGCCGTAGCAAGGGTCGCGCCCGCCTGTCCGCCTGA
- the rnpA gene encoding ribonuclease P protein component, producing MLPTENRLRRREDFATAVRRGRRAGRPLLVVHLRSGSTDPHAPGESASPTRAGFVVSKAVGGAVVRNRVKRRLRHLMRERLSELPPGSLVVVRALPGAGDAEHAQLARDLDAALQRLQGGGAR from the coding sequence GTGCTGCCTACCGAAAATCGGCTGAGGCGGCGCGAGGACTTCGCGACCGCGGTACGCCGGGGACGCCGGGCCGGACGCCCGCTTCTCGTCGTCCATCTTCGCAGCGGTTCAACGGACCCGCACGCGCCTGGGGAGAGCGCTTCCCCGACGCGTGCGGGTTTCGTCGTGAGCAAGGCGGTAGGTGGTGCGGTGGTGCGGAACCGGGTGAAGCGTCGGCTTCGCCACCTGATGCGCGAACGACTGTCCGAGCTGCCCCCCGGTAGCCTGGTGGTCGTACGGGCGCTGCCCGGAGCGGGCGACGCCGAGCACGCACAGCTGGCCCGAGACCTGGACGCCGCTCTCCAGCGGCTGCAGGGAGGGGGCGCGCGATGA
- the yidD gene encoding membrane protein insertion efficiency factor YidD — MKYPLLALIKLYQWTISPLLGPVCRYYPSCSHYGYTAIDRHGAVKGTALTAWRILRCNPWSPGGVDHVPPRKRPRWHELLRDHLRGGKGGQPPETSPAAETSPNAQGA, encoded by the coding sequence ATGAAGTACCCGCTGCTGGCTCTGATCAAGCTGTACCAGTGGACGATCAGCCCGCTGCTGGGCCCCGTCTGCCGGTACTACCCGTCGTGCTCCCACTACGGGTACACCGCCATCGACCGGCACGGCGCGGTGAAAGGCACGGCACTGACCGCCTGGCGCATCCTGCGGTGCAACCCGTGGTCGCCCGGCGGTGTGGACCATGTCCCTCCCCGTAAACGACCTCGTTGGCACGAGCTGCTGCGCGACCACCTGCGCGGCGGCAAGGGCGGGCAACCCCCTGAGACCAGCCCGGCCGCAGAGACCTCGCCCAATGCTCAAGGAGCCTGA
- the yidC gene encoding membrane protein insertase YidC, protein MDTIASLFSFITTPVSWIIVQFHKLYGAIFGPDTGWAWGLSIVSLVVVIRICLIPLFVKQIKSMRNMQALQPKMKAIQERYKNDRQRQSEEMMKLYKDTGTNPLSSCLPILAQSPFFFALYHVLSKIASGDTIGVLNQELVNSAREAHIFGAPIAAKFMDSEEKVAALSASLTDVRVVTAIMIVLMSASQFYTQRQLMQKNVDLTVKTPYMQQQKMLMYIFPLIFAVTGINFPVGVLVYWLTTNVWTMGQQMYVINQNPTPGSKAQDNYLQRLLKSVSSHGEVRGRRRRSVVQAIVAKGADRNDNERKFFAGLAKAGFAAQADGTVIKSDTVTADAEAGSAARRQQPKRQSKAQRQSGGTHQTGEAKPSLEKQQDTPPKPAGKSSPATPRQAKSGQRKGSQRPKHPSSKK, encoded by the coding sequence GTGGACACGATTGCCAGTCTCTTCAGCTTTATCACCACACCCGTCTCCTGGATCATCGTCCAGTTCCACAAGTTGTACGGGGCGATCTTCGGCCCGGACACGGGCTGGGCATGGGGACTGTCCATCGTGTCCCTGGTGGTGGTCATCCGTATCTGCCTGATCCCGCTCTTCGTGAAGCAGATCAAGTCGATGCGGAACATGCAGGCGCTCCAGCCCAAGATGAAGGCGATCCAGGAGCGCTACAAGAACGACCGACAGCGTCAGTCCGAAGAGATGATGAAGCTGTACAAGGACACGGGTACCAACCCGCTGTCCTCGTGTCTGCCCATCCTCGCGCAGTCGCCGTTCTTCTTCGCGCTGTACCACGTGCTGAGCAAGATCGCCTCGGGTGACACCATCGGCGTCCTCAACCAGGAGCTGGTGAACAGCGCGCGCGAGGCCCACATCTTCGGTGCCCCGATCGCCGCGAAGTTCATGGACTCCGAGGAGAAGGTCGCGGCGCTCAGCGCCTCTCTGACGGACGTCCGGGTCGTCACCGCGATCATGATCGTCCTGATGTCCGCGTCCCAGTTCTACACGCAGCGCCAGCTGATGCAGAAGAACGTGGACCTCACGGTCAAGACGCCGTACATGCAGCAGCAGAAGATGTTGATGTACATCTTCCCGCTGATCTTCGCCGTCACGGGTATCAACTTCCCGGTCGGTGTCCTCGTCTACTGGCTGACCACCAACGTGTGGACCATGGGCCAGCAGATGTACGTGATCAACCAGAACCCGACGCCCGGTTCCAAGGCGCAGGACAACTACCTGCAGCGTCTGCTGAAGAGCGTCAGCTCTCACGGCGAGGTTCGTGGTCGTCGCAGGCGTTCGGTCGTCCAGGCCATCGTGGCCAAGGGCGCGGACCGCAACGACAACGAGCGCAAGTTCTTCGCGGGCCTGGCGAAGGCGGGCTTCGCGGCTCAGGCGGACGGCACCGTGATCAAGAGTGACACGGTCACGGCGGATGCCGAAGCCGGTTCCGCCGCCCGGCGTCAGCAGCCCAAGCGTCAGAGCAAGGCCCAGCGCCAGTCGGGCGGTACCCATCAGACGGGCGAGGCCAAGCCTTCGCTTGAGAAGCAGCAGGACACACCGCCGAAGCCGGCGGGCAAGAGCTCTCCCGCTACCCCTCGCCAAGCCAAGTCCGGACAGCGCAAGGGCTCGCAGCGGCCCAAGCACCCGTCGTCCAAGAAGTAA
- a CDS encoding Jag family protein, producing MTEGTTSAAAEGGDTLSRLEQEGEIAADYLEGLLDIADLDGDIDMDVEADRASVSIISDSGSRDLQKLVGRDGEVLEALQELTRLAVHRETGDRSRLMLDIAGFRAKKRAELAELGAKAAAEVKNTGEPVKMKPMTPFERKVVHDAVAAAGLRSESEGEEPQRFVVVLPA from the coding sequence GTGACGGAAGGCACCACCTCCGCCGCCGCTGAGGGTGGCGACACCCTGTCCCGCCTGGAGCAGGAGGGGGAGATCGCCGCTGACTACCTCGAGGGTCTGCTCGACATCGCCGATCTCGACGGCGACATCGACATGGACGTCGAGGCGGATCGGGCCTCGGTATCGATCATCAGCGACTCGGGCAGCCGTGATCTGCAGAAGCTCGTGGGCCGCGATGGCGAGGTGCTCGAGGCGCTCCAGGAGCTGACCCGGCTCGCCGTGCACCGGGAGACCGGGGACCGCAGCCGCCTGATGCTGGACATCGCGGGATTCCGGGCGAAGAAGCGTGCCGAACTCGCGGAGCTCGGCGCCAAGGCCGCGGCTGAGGTCAAGAACACGGGTGAGCCCGTGAAGATGAAGCCGATGACCCCGTTCGAGCGGAAGGTCGTTCACGACGCGGTCGCGGCCGCCGGTCTGCGCAGCGAGTCCGAGGGCGAGGAGCCGCAGCGCTTCGTCGTCGTCCTCCCTGCCTGA
- the rsmG gene encoding 16S rRNA (guanine(527)-N(7))-methyltransferase RsmG yields MTEAAELPQAPEEARTVFGEFFPEAVRYAELLADAGVKRGLIGPREVPRLWERHLLNCAVLSEVVPEGVTVCDVGSGAGLPGIPLALVRPDLKITLLEPLLRRTNFLQEVVELLGLDHVTVVRGRAEEMLGKLPPVHVVTARAVAPLDRLAGWGVPLLRPYGEMLALKGDTAQEELDGARAALSKLGVVETSVVQVGQGIVDPLSTVVRVEVGESPGGVRFAAKRAKAARAGRVRRRR; encoded by the coding sequence GTGACGGAGGCAGCAGAGCTTCCCCAGGCGCCAGAAGAGGCGCGGACGGTATTCGGTGAGTTCTTCCCTGAGGCCGTCAGGTACGCGGAGCTGCTCGCGGACGCGGGAGTCAAGCGCGGCCTGATCGGGCCCCGCGAGGTGCCGCGACTGTGGGAGCGGCACCTGCTGAACTGTGCGGTGCTGTCCGAGGTCGTCCCGGAGGGGGTGACAGTGTGCGACGTGGGTTCCGGCGCGGGGCTGCCGGGCATTCCGCTGGCCCTGGTCCGGCCCGACCTCAAGATCACTCTTCTGGAGCCGCTGCTGCGTCGTACGAACTTCCTTCAGGAAGTCGTGGAGCTGCTGGGTCTGGACCATGTCACGGTGGTGCGTGGCCGGGCCGAGGAAATGCTCGGCAAGCTGCCCCCAGTGCATGTGGTCACCGCGCGCGCCGTGGCACCTCTGGACCGGTTGGCCGGTTGGGGCGTACCGCTGCTGCGGCCCTATGGGGAGATGCTTGCTCTCAAGGGCGACACCGCCCAGGAAGAGCTCGACGGGGCACGGGCGGCGCTGAGTAAGCTCGGCGTGGTGGAGACCTCCGTGGTTCAGGTCGGACAGGGAATCGTCGACCCCTTGTCCACGGTGGTCCGTGTCGAGGTCGGGGAGAGTCCGGGCGGGGTGCGGTTCGCCGCCAAGAGGGCCAAGGCCGCCCGCGCCGGCCGCGTCCGTCGTCGCCGCTGA
- a CDS encoding ParA family protein encodes MAGSVHREPEVEESESLRSDANIAGPMTDPVPGPRTESAGEDVSRETPPPMDDTPIGRAAQLAVEALGRAGEGLPRPEQTRVMVVANQKGGVGKTTTTVNLAASLALHGARVLVIDLDPQGNASTALGIDHHAEVPSIYDVLVESKPLSDVVQPVPDVEGLFCAPATIDLAGAEIELVSLVARESRLQRAIQAYEQPLDYILIDCPPSLGLLTVNALVAGAEVLIPIQCEYYALEGLGQLLRNVDLVRGHLNPALHVSTILLTMYDGRTRLASQVAEEVRSHFGDEVLRTSIPRSVRISEAPSYGQTVLTYDPGSSGSLSYLEAAREIALRGVGIHYEAHPAHVLSQNSQQSLSEGIQ; translated from the coding sequence ATGGCAGGCTCTGTTCATCGCGAGCCTGAAGTCGAGGAGAGTGAATCCTTGCGGTCCGACGCCAACATCGCGGGACCGATGACCGATCCGGTCCCTGGTCCCCGTACCGAATCGGCGGGGGAGGATGTTTCACGTGAAACACCGCCGCCGATGGACGACACCCCCATTGGTCGTGCTGCCCAACTGGCGGTGGAGGCTCTGGGCCGTGCCGGTGAGGGTCTTCCCCGACCTGAGCAGACGCGCGTCATGGTCGTCGCCAACCAGAAGGGTGGGGTGGGCAAGACGACGACGACGGTCAATCTTGCTGCCTCGCTCGCGCTGCACGGCGCGCGTGTCCTTGTGATCGACCTCGACCCGCAGGGCAACGCATCGACGGCCCTGGGTATCGACCACCATGCGGAAGTGCCCTCGATCTATGACGTTCTTGTCGAGAGCAAGCCGCTCTCCGACGTGGTCCAGCCGGTCCCGGACGTCGAAGGACTCTTCTGTGCCCCGGCCACCATCGATCTCGCCGGTGCGGAGATCGAGTTGGTGTCCCTGGTAGCACGGGAGAGCAGGTTGCAGCGAGCGATCCAGGCGTATGAACAGCCGCTGGACTACATCCTGATCGACTGTCCGCCGTCGCTCGGCCTGCTGACCGTCAACGCGCTCGTGGCGGGTGCCGAGGTGCTGATCCCGATCCAGTGCGAGTACTACGCGCTGGAGGGGCTGGGGCAGCTCCTGAGGAACGTCGACCTGGTGCGTGGACATCTCAACCCCGCGCTCCATGTCTCCACGATTCTGCTCACCATGTATGACGGTCGCACCAGGCTCGCCTCCCAGGTCGCGGAGGAGGTGCGCAGCCACTTCGGCGATGAGGTGCTGCGAACGAGCATTCCGCGATCCGTCCGCATCTCCGAGGCGCCCAGCTATGGGCAGACCGTTCTCACCTACGACCCGGGCTCCAGTGGCTCGCTGTCGTATCTTGAGGCTGCCCGTGAGATCGCGCTGCGCGGTGTGGGGATCCACTATGAGGCCCATCCCGCCCATGTGCTCAGCCAGAACAGCCAGCAGAGTTTGTCGGAGGGGATCCAGTGA
- a CDS encoding ParB/RepB/Spo0J family partition protein, with amino-acid sequence MSERRRGLGRGLGALIPAAPQERPGPSDAGAGSPVLTTDRGVAAAKVTTLPAGPLTPEQRVAEPEPETLSEPGPAGAHFAEVPLDAITPNPRQPREVFDEDALAELVTSIKEVGLLQPVVVRQLGTERYELIMGERRWRACREAGLERIPAIVRATDDEKLLLDALLENLHRAQLNPLEEAAAYDQLLKDFNCTHDQLADRIGRSRPQVSNTLRLLRLSPPVQRRVAAGVLSAGHARALLSVEDSEEQDKLAHRIVAEGLSVRAVEEIVTLMGSRPKSTPKSKGPRAGARLSPALTDLASRLSDRFETRVKVDLGQKKGKIVVEFASIEDLDRILGTLAPGEGRVMEQELSEEVEEEEA; translated from the coding sequence GTGAGCGAGCGACGTAGAGGTCTGGGGCGTGGGCTCGGTGCACTGATCCCGGCAGCTCCACAGGAGAGGCCGGGTCCTTCGGATGCGGGGGCAGGCTCCCCGGTTCTGACGACGGACCGCGGTGTGGCCGCGGCTAAGGTCACCACGCTGCCTGCCGGCCCCCTCACGCCGGAGCAGCGTGTGGCCGAGCCGGAGCCGGAGACCCTCTCCGAGCCTGGCCCGGCCGGTGCGCACTTCGCCGAGGTGCCGCTGGACGCCATCACTCCGAACCCTCGGCAGCCGCGCGAGGTGTTCGACGAGGACGCGCTCGCTGAGCTGGTGACCTCCATCAAGGAAGTGGGTCTTCTTCAGCCGGTCGTCGTACGGCAACTGGGAACCGAGCGGTACGAGCTCATCATGGGAGAGCGTCGCTGGCGCGCCTGCCGAGAGGCGGGCCTCGAGCGCATCCCTGCGATCGTGCGGGCAACCGACGACGAGAAGCTTCTTCTGGACGCCCTTCTGGAGAATCTTCACCGGGCTCAGCTGAACCCGCTGGAAGAGGCGGCCGCCTATGACCAGTTGCTGAAGGACTTCAACTGCACCCACGACCAGCTGGCCGACCGGATCGGACGCTCGCGTCCTCAGGTCTCCAACACACTGCGACTGCTCCGTCTCTCCCCTCCCGTGCAGCGACGGGTGGCGGCCGGCGTGCTGTCCGCCGGTCATGCCAGGGCACTGCTCTCGGTGGAGGACTCGGAGGAGCAGGACAAGCTGGCCCACCGTATCGTGGCCGAGGGCCTCTCGGTGCGAGCCGTGGAGGAGATCGTGACCCTGATGGGGTCCCGTCCGAAGAGCACGCCGAAGTCCAAGGGCCCGCGTGCCGGCGCACGCCTGTCCCCCGCGCTCACCGATCTCGCATCCCGTCTCTCTGACCGCTTCGAGACCCGAGTGAAGGTCGACCTCGGTCAGAAGAAGGGCAAGATCGTCGTAGAGTTCGCCTCGATAGAGGATCTCGACCGCATCCTCGGCACGCTCGCCCCGGGTGAGGGGCGGGTCATGGAGCAGGAGCTCTCCGAAGAGGTCGAGGAAGAGGAGGCCTGA
- a CDS encoding GNAT family N-acetyltransferase — protein MGRRLVPLTLDNLSDLPKRCRACVFWELDPVSGEAAVKAGRPELEKEAWISAVLLEWGSCGRVVYVDDVPVGFVLYAPPAYVPRSTAFPTSPVSPDAVQLMTAWITPGYQGQGLGRVMVQTVAKDLLRRGFKAIEAFGDARWTEPACVLPADHLLAVGFKTVRPHPTHPRLRLELRTTLSWKEDVELALDRLLGAVQKEPALRPL, from the coding sequence ATGGGCCGTCGGCTCGTCCCGCTCACGCTGGACAACCTTTCAGACCTCCCCAAGCGCTGCCGAGCCTGTGTCTTCTGGGAGCTTGACCCAGTCAGCGGAGAAGCAGCAGTAAAGGCGGGCAGACCCGAGCTCGAGAAGGAGGCCTGGATCTCGGCCGTCCTGCTCGAGTGGGGATCGTGCGGCCGTGTCGTCTACGTCGACGACGTGCCCGTCGGCTTCGTGCTCTACGCGCCACCTGCCTACGTTCCGCGTTCGACCGCCTTCCCCACCAGTCCGGTCTCCCCTGATGCCGTGCAGCTGATGACTGCATGGATCACTCCCGGCTACCAGGGGCAGGGACTGGGGCGAGTGATGGTGCAGACAGTCGCCAAGGATTTGCTTCGTCGGGGCTTCAAGGCGATCGAGGCATTCGGGGACGCCCGCTGGACCGAGCCGGCCTGTGTGCTGCCGGCCGATCATCTCTTGGCGGTCGGCTTCAAGACCGTCCGCCCGCATCCCACTCACCCCAGGCTGAGGCTGGAGCTGCGTACGACGCTCTCCTGGAAGGAGGACGTGGAGCTGGCTCTCGACCGGCTTCTGGGCGCGGTACAGAAGGAGCCGGCTCTGCGACCGCTGTAG
- the trxA gene encoding thioredoxin, whose translation MALKTVTDATFEEEVLKSDKPVLVDFWAEWCGPCRQIAPSLEAIAAEHGEKLEVVKLNIDENPATAAKYGVMSIPTLNVYQNGEVAQTIVGAKPKAMLVRELDAFIGDEVTKA comes from the coding sequence GTGGCCCTCAAGACCGTGACCGATGCGACCTTCGAAGAGGAAGTCCTCAAGAGCGACAAGCCCGTGCTCGTCGACTTCTGGGCCGAGTGGTGCGGGCCGTGCCGCCAGATCGCTCCTTCGCTGGAGGCCATCGCTGCCGAGCACGGCGAGAAGCTCGAGGTCGTCAAGCTCAACATCGACGAGAACCCGGCCACGGCCGCCAAGTACGGCGTCATGTCCATCCCAACGCTGAACGTGTACCAGAACGGTGAGGTCGCCCAGACGATCGTCGGCGCCAAGCCGAAGGCCATGCTCGTCCGTGAGCTCGATGCCTTCATCGGCGATGAGGTCACGAAGGCCTGA